A single genomic interval of Tsukamurella paurometabola harbors:
- a CDS encoding non-ribosomal peptide synthetase, with protein sequence MDHVVHSLTGAQYGMWLGQQMSPDVAYTVAQYVDISGPFDVEIMRAATRETSDEFLSPYVRIEVDESGTPVQWVDRSIDAAAQVIDLGLADLPEDQRIDAAVAWMRAEYSRPIDLATDELIINRLIRVSDDRWLWYARAHHAVLDGYGASILQRRVAERYTAAATGAELPPLKPAPLPPEGFVTAEDKYFASARADGDAEYWAGVVATLPEAAGLSRVVAAPSSLNLRRNGVPSAEAGARLEAAAERLGTNRTGLVIAAFGAYVAAVAGREEISVSVPVAARTTAALRGSTGMTANVLPVPVRAGAGATVSDIIDGTGLDLRNGLRHQLYPAARMEAPTMREGVVGSTFGDTINIMMFSSAITLGEAAGTLNLLTSGPAEDVAVTVYESEQGALRIDMEANPASYTVADLDAHFERFMQYLERFAAAPGGTPLSALAVATDAERADWNRFAGIDAAPAGDPAVPMPELLRRTAAAHADRVAVVDGDRSITYGDLDQYSDRLARYLMTIGAAPEQRVALRIPRSLESVIAVWAVAKTGAAFVPIDPKLPAERAEHIATAAAPVATLTPADLARVWGPGANAGASDADWPTIELANPAYLIFTSGSTGRPKGVSVTHAGLSGLAAELVRSHGLAEGSRVMHFVSPGFDASVLELLMAVDSASTLVVVPPDVYGGEELEDVLAQGGVNGGFITPAAVATLDPAKLPALTALGVGGDTVPQALVDRWAGKGRNLVNVYGPTETTIAVTLGALRSGEPVRLGGPIPGTRLYVLDPYLRPAPVGVAGELYISGPGIARGYHGNPLLTAERFVANPFEDDGARMYRSGDLVRWDADGRLEFLGRIDSQVKLRGFRIELGEIDAAVMRVPGTERAVTVVHGDDTATAELVTYVTGTAAVDAITASIAAELPAYMVPAHIIALDEFPLTVNGKVDHKQLPQPERAAVAVSAGRGPQTDAERLVAEAFAEVIPGVNKDDLNVTTTLFDLGGNSLSATRIAARLGSATGTRVSVATVFANPTVEGLAAAIGGAPVPAAAIAAATETVVAAEPEPEFAAPSDPEEAAELLPAQHQMWVRNRVSPDGSYHIPVALHLRGDVDVSAMRVALGDVVARHTPLRTVYRNGPTAGEPEVQVLPAGPNLVPFTERTVALDELMAAASDYAGEPFDLAADVPIRARLYRIDERHQVLVLVIHHIAADGWSMMPLAGDLATAYASRTHGKAPKFPPLPRTYTEHARSYKHRLTGAPRQALDRFWADVLADPPAESVPPAAVPRSGGVVSAARSIGTRVAPEVWAGVAGLARAHTTTPFIVVHAALAAAISRLSGQSDLVIGTAVAGRGEAELDGLVGMFVNSIPLRTRTSNDQTFAQHLAAVSRGDLDALDHSDLPFESVLELVDPPRAAGRHPIFQVMLNQRPFDTQHFPMAGVDVEVVPVDVPIARFDIEVTLGADGTIELRYASELYRAEQAESILDALVAVLTAVGRDPQTTVGELPIMSADRLAELTPVRGVEADFHTPLGQLMREAARTYSNRPAVIDGQRVLTYRELYADARKVAAAVLAAGSRPGEAVLTDLPRSAESITAFWGITLAGAAVAPVDPKYPQDRRDYIANDVRARVGVTATGSGVEGVNWVAMDNLDGDGYDPQIVPNLDDAAYVIYTSGSTGQPKGTVVTHRGLGNFAEELHVRLQTGADTRVLAFASTAFDATVLEHLMAIRVGAPLVVVPPGTTGGRELEKIVADHVVTHGFLTPSTLATIDPDAVPSWTHVLAGGEALGPGLAKKWSVGRRLHNGYGPTETTIMTAISDALSGDGRVPIGPPVRGQELMVLDDELRPVPVGMPGELYVAGPQLARGYHRRPQLTASRFVANPYGGPGARMYRTGDVVRWTRSDSGQLIVDFVGRNDFQVKIRGIRIELGEIDATIDTMPGVDFVSTQVRPGPDGAPALVAYVKGDVDPASVRAHVRTRLPGFMVPAAVMIIAAVPMGNTGKLDNAALPEPYFGGAGNAAAKPTTPGESRVVEAFRKVLGSEAIGVEDDFFDLGGNSLSANELVSLLGNGIEARTVFDLRTPAAIATALTGDPDRISNESALEDQGLRRVQRGDRMPLSSAQERMWLQNKIDPGPTYNIGAAFLASRPVDKAVLDAALRDVLARHESLRTRYPSSAEGPYQEILPADAPEVRDFAAEFGTATSNVAGQESAIAEFVARPFALNRDVPLRVMTAPTGKGSILAIAVHHIAADGASVVPLTRDLMAAYLARSTGAAPQWSELPLQYADYAVWQRGQAEKDAGAVAYFAERLAGVPEESSFPADGPRPTIGSTDAGEVAIVLPKAERDALADFAGKRGVSMFMVLHAGLAALLHRVNGAEDVVIGTPVIGRTDRRLRDVVGMFVNTVALRTTVTGAESFNALVDRIRSGDLDDLVHATAPFERVIEALQPPRSRDRHPVFQVVLSHQNLGDPLSVITSDGGGMFELEPLPLAAATTTFDATFEVREVEEGLRFNFRYRTDLYRPATAEGIVGRLARLVTAGVASPDTPVADLPVLLPAEQALFQRASTTIEPHTMAEILARAVRQRPGAPALRDGDVHYTYSELDSAVSALANRLAGLGVGTGTRVAVAVPRSAASVVAFWAVARLGAVYLPVDPNYPAERIEYILEDADPALGLTVRDAADGLPKTVDWVPVDLAPSRVQHPPAEVAPVGVDDPAYVIYTSGSTGKPKGVVVPHRGLAAMADTLVRQHAVGAGARVLHFASPSFDASILELLLATWSRAELVIAPVTLYGGAPLGDFLAENEVTHAFITPAALATIPDRDLPLLEALSVGGDVLQTELARRWSNGRILINAYGPTEVTIAATMGAVDPDNVGIGSAVTDAQLMICDERLNLVAPGTVGELYVAGPGVAHGYLDRPELTASRFVANPYNDAQGYKRMYRTGDLVRWRASDSGEPVLEFVGRSDDQLKVRGFRVEPGEVASAVESHPDVRQAVVVVDRGDGSLEAQAAARLVAYYVAERAVTVDALREWVADRLPRHMVPAVFQEIDSVPVTAHGKTDLKALPPVGAPAKAAVAPDDVVVSPLAGVVGPASSKQRMDTAAGLENAVAEILSDVLGVASLGMDDDFFAVGGTSLQAAIAVDRLRERFNAEDASIRWFFEDARVGTIAARIAGAPAPVSTTAVITGVAADSDTAITDPILPLRAGNPGVEPLYCVHPAVGLAWNYLGLSGELDPSIPIIGLQAPGISYPMPPADSIRELARTYVRNIRTSRPHGPYNLLGWSLGGLIAHEMAVELRELGEKVNLALMDAYPLGDYRGPREEMSIAALLREFVGLDVDEDAELTAADALDLLATAGGPARELSRGQMERLLANYRHNTLLGYSHRPREYDGDMLVFRATEQTTGGLVPQLWRPYVTGLVQVHDIEATHNQLGASPAIDEVARTMNVFLTGNYTAVVKSKSKTLDDSKPLVSVRGLTRKYGRGKKAVFALNGVDLDIAPGSVHALLGPNGAGKTTTVKIISTLMKPSEGSVSIDGVDALADPRRARSIIGLSGQYSAVDENLTGRENLEMFARLYGFDKISAQGRANELLKQFRLTAAADRASGTYSGGMRRRLDLAGAIIARPRLVVLDEPTTGLDPRSRKDVWDVIARLSKEDGISVLLTTQYLDEAEILADLVTIIDQGRIIRSGTVPELKSAAAADLIQIGLRERDRVTAWPILARHAIDGTAIREASGLSAIRVADGQRKLVAVLHDLREAGVQVESAMLREATLDDVFFALTGEDANKTEENNA encoded by the coding sequence GTGGACCACGTGGTGCACTCCCTGACCGGAGCCCAGTACGGAATGTGGCTTGGCCAGCAGATGTCCCCGGACGTCGCGTACACCGTCGCCCAGTACGTCGACATCAGTGGTCCGTTCGACGTCGAGATCATGCGCGCCGCGACGCGCGAGACCAGCGACGAGTTCCTCTCTCCGTACGTCCGCATCGAGGTCGACGAATCCGGCACCCCGGTCCAGTGGGTCGACCGCAGCATCGATGCCGCCGCGCAGGTGATCGACCTCGGGCTCGCGGACCTGCCGGAGGATCAGCGGATCGACGCCGCCGTCGCGTGGATGCGCGCCGAGTACTCGCGCCCCATCGACCTCGCGACCGACGAGCTCATCATCAACCGCCTCATCCGGGTCTCCGACGATCGCTGGCTCTGGTACGCCCGCGCGCACCACGCCGTCCTCGACGGCTACGGCGCCTCGATCCTGCAGCGCCGCGTCGCGGAGCGCTACACCGCCGCGGCGACCGGAGCCGAACTCCCGCCGCTCAAGCCCGCGCCGCTCCCGCCCGAGGGCTTCGTGACCGCCGAGGACAAGTACTTCGCGTCCGCGCGCGCGGACGGTGACGCCGAGTACTGGGCCGGCGTCGTCGCGACCCTCCCCGAGGCCGCGGGCCTGAGCCGGGTGGTCGCGGCACCGTCGAGCCTGAACCTGCGCCGCAACGGCGTTCCCAGTGCCGAGGCCGGGGCCCGGCTGGAGGCGGCGGCCGAGCGCCTGGGCACCAATCGCACGGGGCTGGTGATCGCGGCCTTCGGCGCCTACGTCGCCGCCGTCGCGGGGCGCGAGGAGATCTCGGTGTCCGTTCCCGTCGCCGCCCGCACCACGGCGGCGCTCCGCGGCTCGACCGGAATGACCGCGAACGTGCTGCCCGTGCCGGTGCGCGCGGGTGCGGGCGCCACCGTCTCGGACATCATCGACGGCACCGGCCTCGATCTCCGCAACGGCCTGCGGCACCAGCTCTATCCGGCCGCGCGGATGGAGGCGCCGACGATGCGCGAGGGCGTCGTCGGCTCCACCTTCGGCGACACCATCAACATCATGATGTTCTCCTCGGCGATCACGCTGGGCGAGGCCGCCGGCACCCTCAACCTGCTCACGTCGGGCCCGGCCGAGGACGTGGCGGTCACCGTCTACGAGTCCGAGCAGGGCGCGCTGCGGATCGACATGGAGGCCAATCCGGCGTCGTACACCGTGGCCGACCTGGATGCGCACTTCGAGCGGTTCATGCAGTACCTCGAGCGCTTCGCGGCCGCGCCCGGCGGTACCCCCCTCTCCGCACTCGCCGTCGCGACCGACGCCGAACGCGCCGACTGGAACCGTTTCGCCGGGATCGACGCGGCCCCGGCGGGCGACCCCGCGGTACCGATGCCCGAGCTGCTGCGCCGCACCGCCGCGGCGCACGCCGACCGGGTCGCCGTGGTCGACGGCGACCGCAGCATCACCTACGGTGACCTGGACCAGTACAGCGACCGTCTCGCCCGGTACCTCATGACCATCGGGGCCGCACCCGAACAGCGCGTGGCGCTGCGCATCCCGCGCTCCCTCGAATCCGTGATCGCCGTCTGGGCCGTCGCGAAGACCGGCGCCGCCTTCGTGCCGATCGACCCCAAGCTCCCCGCCGAGCGCGCCGAGCACATCGCCACCGCCGCGGCGCCCGTCGCCACCCTGACGCCCGCGGACCTCGCGCGCGTGTGGGGTCCCGGCGCGAACGCCGGTGCCAGCGACGCGGATTGGCCGACGATCGAGCTCGCCAACCCGGCCTACCTGATCTTCACCTCCGGTTCGACCGGCCGTCCCAAGGGCGTCAGCGTGACCCACGCCGGACTGTCCGGCCTCGCGGCCGAGCTGGTCCGCTCGCACGGCCTGGCCGAGGGCTCGCGCGTGATGCACTTCGTCTCCCCGGGCTTCGACGCTTCCGTCCTCGAACTCCTCATGGCCGTCGACAGCGCCTCGACCCTGGTCGTGGTCCCGCCCGACGTCTACGGCGGCGAGGAACTGGAGGACGTCCTGGCGCAGGGCGGGGTCAACGGCGGGTTCATCACCCCCGCGGCCGTCGCCACCCTCGACCCCGCGAAACTCCCCGCGCTCACCGCGCTCGGCGTCGGTGGCGACACCGTTCCGCAGGCTCTCGTCGACCGGTGGGCCGGCAAGGGGCGCAACCTGGTCAACGTGTACGGGCCCACCGAGACCACGATCGCCGTCACCCTCGGCGCACTCCGGAGCGGCGAACCGGTCCGCCTGGGCGGGCCGATCCCCGGTACCCGGCTCTACGTACTCGACCCCTACCTGCGGCCGGCGCCCGTCGGCGTCGCCGGCGAACTGTACATCTCCGGCCCCGGCATCGCCCGCGGGTACCACGGCAACCCCCTCCTCACCGCGGAACGGTTCGTGGCCAACCCCTTCGAGGACGACGGCGCCCGCATGTACCGGTCGGGCGACCTGGTCCGCTGGGACGCCGACGGCAGGCTCGAGTTCCTCGGCCGCATCGACTCGCAGGTGAAGCTGCGCGGATTCCGTATCGAGCTCGGCGAGATCGACGCCGCTGTGATGCGGGTGCCCGGCACCGAGCGGGCCGTCACGGTCGTGCACGGCGACGACACCGCCACCGCGGAACTCGTCACCTACGTCACCGGCACCGCCGCCGTCGACGCGATCACCGCGAGCATCGCCGCGGAACTCCCGGCCTACATGGTTCCGGCACACATCATCGCGCTCGACGAGTTCCCGCTGACCGTCAACGGCAAGGTCGACCACAAGCAGCTGCCACAGCCCGAGCGGGCGGCCGTCGCCGTGTCCGCCGGCCGCGGCCCGCAGACCGACGCCGAGCGGCTGGTCGCCGAGGCGTTCGCCGAGGTGATCCCCGGCGTGAACAAGGACGACCTCAACGTCACGACCACGCTCTTCGACCTCGGCGGCAACTCGCTCTCGGCGACCCGCATCGCGGCGCGGCTCGGATCCGCGACCGGCACCCGGGTCAGCGTGGCGACGGTCTTCGCCAACCCCACCGTCGAGGGGCTCGCCGCCGCGATCGGCGGCGCACCCGTGCCGGCGGCGGCGATCGCCGCCGCCACCGAGACCGTGGTTGCCGCCGAGCCCGAGCCGGAGTTCGCGGCACCGTCGGACCCCGAGGAGGCGGCCGAGCTGCTTCCCGCCCAGCACCAGATGTGGGTCCGCAACCGCGTGAGTCCCGATGGCTCGTACCACATCCCGGTCGCGCTGCACCTGCGCGGCGACGTCGACGTGTCCGCCATGCGCGTGGCGCTCGGCGACGTCGTGGCCCGGCACACGCCGCTGCGCACCGTCTACCGCAACGGCCCGACCGCCGGCGAACCGGAGGTCCAGGTGCTGCCCGCCGGACCGAACCTCGTGCCGTTCACCGAGCGCACCGTGGCACTCGACGAACTGATGGCCGCCGCCTCCGACTACGCGGGCGAGCCCTTCGATCTCGCCGCCGACGTGCCGATCCGCGCCCGCCTGTACCGCATCGACGAGCGGCACCAGGTGCTCGTGCTCGTGATCCACCACATCGCCGCCGACGGGTGGTCGATGATGCCGCTGGCCGGTGACCTCGCCACCGCCTACGCCTCGCGCACCCACGGGAAGGCGCCGAAGTTCCCGCCGCTCCCGCGCACCTACACCGAGCACGCGCGGTCCTACAAGCACCGCCTGACCGGGGCGCCCCGCCAGGCCCTCGACCGGTTCTGGGCCGACGTCCTCGCCGATCCGCCGGCCGAGTCGGTGCCGCCCGCCGCGGTGCCGCGCTCGGGCGGCGTCGTCTCCGCGGCGCGGTCGATCGGCACCCGCGTCGCGCCCGAGGTGTGGGCCGGCGTGGCGGGCCTGGCCCGGGCCCACACCACCACGCCCTTCATCGTGGTGCACGCGGCACTCGCCGCGGCGATCTCGCGCCTGTCCGGCCAGAGCGACCTGGTGATCGGCACCGCCGTCGCCGGGCGCGGCGAGGCCGAGCTCGACGGCCTCGTCGGCATGTTCGTGAACTCGATCCCGCTGCGCACCCGGACCAGCAACGATCAGACGTTCGCGCAGCACCTCGCCGCCGTGAGCCGCGGTGACCTCGACGCCCTGGACCATTCGGATCTGCCGTTCGAATCGGTGCTCGAACTCGTCGACCCGCCCCGCGCCGCGGGCCGTCACCCGATCTTCCAGGTGATGCTCAACCAGCGTCCCTTCGACACCCAGCACTTCCCGATGGCGGGCGTCGACGTCGAGGTCGTCCCCGTCGACGTGCCGATCGCCCGGTTCGACATCGAGGTCACGCTCGGCGCCGACGGGACCATCGAGCTGCGCTACGCCTCGGAGCTGTACCGCGCGGAGCAGGCGGAGTCGATCCTCGACGCCCTGGTCGCCGTGCTCACCGCGGTCGGCCGCGATCCGCAGACCACCGTCGGCGAACTGCCGATCATGTCGGCGGACCGGCTCGCCGAACTCACCCCGGTGCGCGGCGTGGAGGCCGACTTCCACACCCCGCTGGGGCAACTGATGCGCGAGGCCGCCCGGACCTACTCCAACCGCCCGGCCGTCATCGACGGGCAGCGCGTACTGACCTACCGCGAGCTCTACGCCGATGCCCGGAAGGTCGCCGCGGCCGTCCTCGCCGCCGGCTCGCGCCCCGGCGAGGCGGTGCTCACCGACCTGCCGCGATCCGCGGAGTCCATCACCGCCTTCTGGGGAATCACCCTGGCCGGCGCCGCGGTGGCGCCGGTGGACCCGAAGTACCCGCAGGACCGCCGCGACTACATCGCGAACGATGTGCGCGCCCGAGTCGGCGTGACCGCCACCGGCAGCGGCGTCGAGGGCGTCAACTGGGTCGCGATGGACAACCTGGACGGCGACGGTTACGACCCGCAGATCGTTCCCAACCTGGACGACGCCGCCTACGTCATCTACACGTCCGGCTCCACCGGCCAGCCCAAGGGCACGGTGGTGACGCACCGCGGCCTCGGCAACTTCGCCGAGGAACTGCACGTGCGCCTGCAGACCGGTGCCGATACGCGGGTCCTCGCGTTCGCCTCCACCGCGTTCGACGCGACGGTGCTCGAGCACCTCATGGCGATCCGCGTCGGCGCGCCCCTCGTGGTGGTGCCCCCGGGGACCACCGGCGGCCGTGAGCTGGAGAAGATCGTGGCCGATCACGTTGTGACGCACGGCTTCCTGACCCCGTCCACGCTCGCCACGATCGACCCGGACGCGGTGCCGTCGTGGACGCACGTCCTCGCGGGCGGCGAGGCGCTGGGCCCCGGCCTGGCGAAGAAGTGGAGCGTCGGCCGCCGGCTGCACAACGGCTACGGTCCGACCGAGACCACGATCATGACCGCGATCTCCGACGCGCTGTCCGGTGACGGCCGCGTGCCGATCGGCCCGCCCGTCCGCGGGCAGGAGCTGATGGTGCTGGACGACGAGCTGCGGCCCGTGCCCGTCGGCATGCCGGGCGAGCTGTACGTCGCCGGTCCGCAGCTGGCGCGCGGCTACCACCGCCGCCCGCAGCTCACCGCCTCGCGCTTCGTCGCCAATCCCTACGGCGGGCCCGGTGCTCGGATGTACCGCACGGGCGACGTCGTCCGCTGGACCCGCAGCGACAGCGGGCAGCTCATCGTCGACTTCGTGGGCCGCAACGACTTCCAGGTCAAGATCCGCGGCATCCGCATCGAGCTCGGTGAGATCGACGCGACCATCGACACGATGCCCGGCGTGGACTTCGTCTCCACTCAGGTCCGCCCGGGCCCCGACGGTGCGCCGGCCCTGGTCGCCTACGTCAAGGGCGACGTGGACCCCGCGTCGGTCCGCGCGCACGTGCGGACCCGTCTGCCCGGCTTCATGGTTCCCGCCGCGGTGATGATCATCGCCGCGGTGCCGATGGGCAACACCGGCAAGCTCGACAACGCGGCGCTCCCGGAGCCGTACTTCGGAGGCGCGGGAAACGCCGCCGCCAAGCCCACGACGCCGGGCGAGAGCCGCGTCGTCGAGGCCTTCCGCAAGGTTCTCGGCAGCGAGGCCATCGGCGTCGAGGACGACTTCTTCGACCTCGGCGGCAACTCGCTGTCCGCGAACGAGCTGGTGAGCCTGCTCGGCAACGGGATCGAGGCGCGCACCGTCTTCGACCTGCGCACCCCGGCCGCGATCGCGACCGCCCTGACCGGCGATCCCGACCGGATCTCCAACGAGTCCGCCCTCGAGGACCAGGGCCTGCGGCGCGTGCAGCGCGGCGACCGGATGCCGCTGTCGTCCGCGCAGGAGCGGATGTGGCTGCAGAACAAGATCGACCCGGGGCCGACGTACAACATCGGCGCGGCGTTCCTCGCGAGCCGGCCCGTCGACAAGGCGGTTCTCGACGCCGCCCTGCGCGACGTGCTCGCGCGGCACGAGAGCCTGCGGACCCGCTACCCGTCCTCCGCGGAGGGGCCGTACCAGGAGATCCTGCCCGCCGACGCGCCCGAGGTCCGCGACTTCGCGGCCGAGTTCGGCACCGCCACGTCCAACGTCGCCGGCCAGGAATCGGCGATCGCCGAGTTCGTGGCGCGGCCCTTCGCGCTCAACCGGGACGTGCCGCTGCGCGTGATGACGGCGCCGACCGGCAAGGGCTCGATCCTCGCCATCGCCGTGCACCACATCGCGGCGGACGGTGCCTCCGTGGTGCCGCTGACCCGTGACCTGATGGCCGCCTATCTCGCCCGCAGCACCGGAGCCGCGCCGCAGTGGAGCGAACTCCCGCTGCAGTACGCGGACTACGCGGTGTGGCAGCGCGGCCAGGCGGAGAAGGACGCCGGTGCGGTGGCCTACTTCGCGGAACGTCTCGCGGGCGTGCCCGAGGAGAGCTCCTTCCCGGCCGATGGCCCACGGCCGACGATCGGCTCGACCGACGCCGGCGAGGTCGCCATCGTGCTGCCGAAGGCCGAGCGGGATGCGCTCGCGGACTTCGCCGGCAAGCGCGGCGTCTCCATGTTCATGGTGCTGCACGCCGGCCTCGCGGCGCTGCTGCATCGCGTGAACGGCGCCGAGGACGTGGTCATCGGCACGCCGGTGATCGGGCGGACCGATCGCCGCCTGCGCGACGTCGTGGGCATGTTCGTCAACACCGTGGCCCTGCGCACCACCGTGACCGGCGCCGAGAGCTTCAACGCCCTCGTCGACCGGATCCGCAGCGGCGACCTCGACGACCTGGTCCACGCGACGGCGCCGTTCGAGCGGGTCATCGAGGCGCTGCAGCCGCCGCGCAGCCGGGATCGGCACCCCGTCTTCCAGGTGGTGCTGAGCCACCAGAACCTGGGTGATCCGCTGAGCGTCATCACCTCCGACGGCGGCGGCATGTTCGAACTGGAACCGCTTCCGCTCGCGGCGGCCACCACGACCTTCGACGCGACCTTCGAGGTGCGCGAGGTGGAGGAGGGCCTGCGGTTCAACTTCCGCTACCGCACCGACCTGTACCGCCCGGCGACGGCCGAGGGCATCGTCGGCCGCCTCGCGCGCCTGGTGACGGCGGGCGTGGCCTCGCCCGACACCCCGGTGGCGGACCTCCCGGTCCTGCTGCCCGCGGAACAGGCGCTGTTCCAGCGGGCGTCCACCACGATCGAGCCCCACACGATGGCCGAGATCCTGGCGCGCGCAGTGCGGCAGCGCCCCGGCGCTCCCGCACTGCGCGACGGCGACGTCCACTACACGTACTCCGAGCTGGACTCGGCGGTATCGGCGCTCGCCAACCGCCTCGCGGGCCTGGGCGTGGGCACCGGAACCCGTGTGGCCGTGGCGGTCCCGCGGTCCGCGGCCTCGGTCGTCGCGTTCTGGGCCGTGGCGCGGCTCGGCGCCGTGTACCTGCCGGTCGACCCGAACTACCCGGCCGAACGGATCGAGTACATCCTCGAGGACGCCGACCCCGCGCTGGGCCTGACGGTCCGCGACGCCGCCGACGGCCTGCCGAAGACCGTCGACTGGGTGCCGGTGGACCTGGCGCCCTCGCGTGTTCAGCACCCGCCCGCCGAGGTCGCACCCGTGGGTGTCGACGATCCCGCGTACGTGATCTACACCTCGGGTTCGACGGGCAAGCCCAAGGGCGTCGTCGTGCCGCACCGGGGGCTCGCCGCGATGGCCGACACGCTGGTGCGCCAGCACGCCGTCGGCGCGGGGGCGCGAGTGCTGCACTTCGCCTCGCCCAGCTTCGACGCCTCGATCCTCGAGCTGCTGCTGGCGACCTGGTCCCGCGCCGAACTCGTGATCGCGCCCGTGACCCTGTACGGCGGTGCGCCGCTCGGCGACTTCCTGGCCGAGAACGAGGTGACCCACGCGTTCATCACCCCGGCGGCGCTCGCCACCATCCCCGACCGCGACCTGCCGCTGCTCGAAGCGCTCAGCGTGGGCGGCGACGTGCTGCAGACGGAGCTGGCGCGCCGCTGGTCCAACGGACGGATCCTGATCAACGCCTACGGCCCGACCGAGGTGACGATCGCCGCCACCATGGGCGCCGTCGATCCCGACAACGTGGGCATCGGCAGCGCGGTCACGGACGCGCAGCTGATGATCTGCGACGAGCGGCTGAACCTGGTGGCGCCCGGCACCGTCGGCGAGCTCTACGTCGCGGGTCCCGGTGTGGCGCACGGCTACCTGGACCGGCCGGAGCTCACCGCCTCGCGGTTCGTCGCCAATCCGTACAACGACGCGCAGGGCTACAAGCGCATGTACCGGACGGGCGACCTGGTGCGCTGGCGCGCCTCCGACTCGGGCGAGCCGGTTCTCGAGTTCGTCGGCCGCAGCGACGACCAGCTCAAGGTCCGCGGCTTCCGCGTGGAGCCCGGCGAGGTCGCCTCGGCCGTCGAGAGCCACCCCGACGTCCGGCAGGCCGTCGTGGTCGTCGACCGCGGCGACGGCTCGCTCGAGGCCCAGGCCGCGGCCCGACTGGTCGCCTACTACGTGGCCGAGCGGGCGGTCACCGTCGACGCGCTCCGGGAGTGGGTCGCGGACCGCCTGCCGCGGCACATGGTCCCCGCCGTCTTCCAGGAGATCGACAGCGTGCCGGTGACCGCGCACGGCAAGACGGACCTCAAGGCCCTGCCGCCCGTCGGCGCGCCGGCCAAGGCCGCCGTCGCCCCCGACGACGTCGTCGTCTCGCCGCTCGCCGGCGTCGTGGGCCCCGCGTCGTCGAAGCAGCGGATGGACACGGCCGCCGGCCTGGAGAACGCCGTCGCCGAGATCCTCTCCGACGTGCTCGGCGTGGCCTCGCTCGGCATGGACGACGACTTCTTCGCCGTCGGCGGCACCTCGCTGCAGGCCGCGATCGCCGTCGACCGGCTGCGCGAGCGGTTCAACGCGGAGGACGCCAGCATCCGCTGGTTCTTCGAGGACGCCCGGGTCGGCACGATCGCGGCCCGGATCGCCGGTGCCCCTGCCCCCGTCTCCACCACGGCGGTGATCACCGGCGTGGCCGCGGATTCCGATACGGCCATCACCGACCCGATCCTGCCGCTGCGCGCGGGCAACCCGGGCGTGGAGCCGCTGTACTGCGTGCACCCCGCGGTGGGCCTCGCGTGGAACTACCTCGGCCTGTCCGGCGAGCTGGATCCGAGCATCCCCATCATCGGGTTGCAGGCTCCCGGCATCTCCTACCCGATGCCGCCCGCGGATTCGATCCGCGAGCTCGCGCGCACCTACGTCCGCAACATCCGCACCAGCCGTCCCCACGGCCCGTACAACCTGCTCGGCTGGTCCCTCGGCGGCCTCATCGCGCACGAGATGGCCGTCGAACTGCGGGAACTGGGGGAGAAGGTCAACCTGGCCCTCATGGACGCGTACCCGCTGGGCGACTACCGCGGGCCCCGCGAGGAGATGTCGATCGCGGCGCTGCTGCGCGAGTTCGTCGGACTCGACGTCGACGAGGACGCGGAGCTCACCGCGGCCGACGCCCTCGACCTGCTGGCGACCGCCGGCGGCCCGGCGCGCGAACTCTCGCGCGGCCAGATGGAGCGCCTGCTGGCGAACTACCGGCACAACACGCTGCTCGGCTACTCGCACCGGCCGCGCGAGTACGACGGCGACATGCTGGTCTTCCGCGCGACCGAGCAGACCACGGGCGGCCTCGTGCCGCAGCTGTGGCGGCCGTACGTGACCGGCCTCGTGCAGGTGCACGACATCGAGGCGACGCACAACCAGCTCGGCGCGTCGCCGGCGATCGACGAGGTCGCCCGCACCATGAACGTCTTCCTCACGGGCAACTACACCGCGGTGGTGAAGTCGAAGAGCAAGACGCTCGACGATTCGAAACCGCTGGTGAGCGTGCGCGGCCTGACCCGCAAGTACGGGCGCGGCAAGAAGGCGGTCTTCGCCCTGAACGGCGTGGATCTCGACATCGCACCCGGCAGCGTGCACGCGCTGCTCGGCCCGAACGGCGCCGGTAAGACGACCACGGTGAAGATCATCTCGACGCTCATGAAGCCGTCCGAGGGCTCCGTCAGCATCGACGGTGTCGACGCCCTGGCCGACCCGCGGCGCGCCCGGTCGATCATCGGCCTCTCGGGTCAGTACTCGGCTGTCGACGAGAACCTCACGGGCCGCGAGAACCTCGAGATGTTCGCGCGTCTCTACGGTTTCGACAAGATCTCCGCGCAGGGCCGTGCGAACGAGCTGCTCAAGCAGTTCCGCCTCACCGCGGCCGCGGACCGCGCGTCGGGCACGTACTCCGGCGGTATGCGCCGCCGGCTCGACCTCGCCGGGGCGATCATCGCCCGCCCGCGCCTGGTGGTGCTCGACGAGCCGACCACGGGGCTCGACCCGCGCAGCCGCAAGGACGTCTGGGACGTGATCGCGCGACTGAGCAAGGAGGACGGCATCTCGGTGCTGCTCACCACGCAGTACCTGGACGAGGCGGAGATCCTGGCCGATCTGGTGACGATCATCGACCAGGGCCGCATCATCCGGTCCGGTACCGTGCCCGAGCTGAAATCCGCTGCCGCGGCGGACCTGATCCAGATCGGGCTGCGCGAGCGCGACCGGGTGACCGCCTGGCCGATCCTGGCCCGGCACGCCATCGACGGGACCGCGATCCGAGAGGCCTCCGGGCTCAGCGCGATCCGCGTGGCCGACGGCCAGCGCAAGCTGGTCGCCGTCCTCCACGACCTGCGGGAGGCCGGCGTCCAGGTCGAGTCGGCGATGTTGCGCGAAGCCACCCTGGACGACGTCTTCTTCGCCCTCACCGGCGAGGACGCGAACAAGACCGAGGAGAACAACGCATGA